The nucleotide window ATTGCCTTGTTGGTTGAGTTCTTCTATAAGTGCCATGTGAATTCGTACTTGCTTCCTTTGATTAAGTTGTTAGCATTCGTCCTATGTCAATCAAATCCTTTATCCCTGCAAAGTTCAATCTCCCGGCTTTATGGTTTACGGATCTGACTTTACCCGTTCTCAATAAAATGCTCCACAACCTCGAATCCATCGAAATTTCAGAAACGGACCAAAAGACATTAAAATCCTTTCAAAAAGAAAGACTACTTTATATCTCTAACCACCCTACCACCAAAGAACCTGGAATTGCTTACCATGCGGCCAATCTTATGGGTTCTCGGTTTCACTATATGGCCGCAAGAGAGGTGTTTGAATGGGCTTATGGATTTGTCGGTGACTTCATTCAATCCATTGGGGCCTATTCCGTGTTAGCTGGAGCGCCAGACCGCGAGTCGCTCAAAGCCTCAAGGGATATTCTTGCCTCCAAAGGGGGAAAACTTGCTCTTTTTCCAGAAGGAGAACCCACAAGTGGAATGAACGATACCCTCCTTCCCTTCCAACCAGGAGTGGCCCAATTGGGTTTTTGGGGGTTGGATGATGCACTAAAAAAAGATGCAGAAGCAAAAATTTGGATTTTACCTACCTTCGTTAAGTACAGAATGAACGGTTCCATTGATTCCATGCAAAAAGACATCGACCAAACCATAACCAGAATGGAACAGAAGTTAGGGATAGAAAAAACTGGCAAAGATATCGTCCATAGATTTTTATCTGTGGGGAAACGAATGATTGAAAGGGAAGAAAAAGAATATGGAGTTCCTGTAGAAGAAGGGAGAGCCGATGACTTTGACTACCGATTGGGTAGAATGCGCCATGCCATGCTCGACAACATAGCAAGAAAAGCCAATATCCCCAAATGGGATGCAGATGCCAACGCCATAGAAAAACTCAGAAGGATCTTAAGTGTTCTTGAAATGGTGTCTGTGGGAATGCCCGATCCGAACGGTGAACTCCCAAGTCTAGAGATGGCAACTTGGGCAAGAAAGGCCGCGACCAAAGCTTATGACTTTATTACCATCCAAACTGCTTATATCAAAGAACTACCGAGTGCGGAACGATTGTATGAGTTTTTATACCGCTACGAAAATGAACTTTTTGGAGAATTTCGCCCACGACCCCACAAAGCAATCGTTAGATTCGGAACACCATTCACGATCAATGAGTATCTAAGTTCTTATAAAGAAGACAAAAAGAAAACGCTAGATTCCATTACAGAACGTCTAAGAAAAGAGTTACAAACAATGCTTGTGGAAGAAAAATCCAAATCCAATCCCTTGTTTCCGAGCCAATATATTTTTTAATGGAAGCATTTAGTCCAGAACAAGTAAAGGACTGGGTCAATCAGTCTAGTCCCATAGAAATGACAACCTATGGTGCTTCCAAAACATTGGATGAGAACTTGGTAATCATACTGGATGCACTTACAGAAAAATATGGGATCTCAGACTTATCCGCAATCCTTTTCACTATCGTTAAAGACCTAATCCTCAACGGCTTTAAAGCCAACTTCAAAAGATTATTCTTTCAGGAAAATCAATTAGACATCCACTCTCCCGCCGACTATGAGTTAGGTGTCAGAATGTATAAAAGCCTCATCCTTTCCGGTCGAGGAAATACATTTGAACCCTTGGCAAAAGAAAGAAATCTCTATGTTCATATCAAAATCGAACACAACAAAGACCAAATCAAGTTTGATGTAAGAAACAACACTACCCTCGTGCGAGGGGAGATGCAAAAAATCAGAAACTCTCTCCTTCATGCACAAAACTATAATGACATCATGGAATACTATATCGAAAGAGGAGACAATTCCGAAGGAGAAGGAATTGGAATTGCCCTTTGTGTGATCTTACTGAAAGGAGAAGGCCTTCCTACAGACCAATTTCGCATCTACCATGAGGATGGAGAGACCATTGCCCAACTCACCATTCCACTGAAGAAAGACTAGCCCAAAGAAACGCATCTCAGATTTTGGATTTATGGGTTCTGCTACCGTCCTTTCGAATGATTCCATTCCTAAAGTTCTCTCCGATATTGTTGCCAATGAAACAAACCATGCCCTTTGGTTGAATACACTTTCCCTTTTAGAACATTTGGGTTCGAGAAAAATCCTTCTCACTCAATCCAGCGAAGAAACATCGGAGATGATTTTAAAACATGCCACAGAGGAAGCAAGGCATGCCCTCTTCTTTAAAAAAGCAGCTCGCACTATCAAACCCAGCTTCCATTTGGGATACCAAAACTCCGCACTCGTTCGAGGAACTGCGGCAAGAATTTATTTCGCAAAACTAGATACCCTTGTCCGTCGCAGTTTACGCAAAATTTTCCCTGACCCAAAACAGTTTACCTACCTTGCTTATTTGTACACCACTACGGTGATTGAAAAACGGGCCATGGTCGTCTATGCAGCGTACGACGACATTTTGGACAAAACCGGTTCTCCTATCCGCCTAACCAATCTGATTTTAGAAGAGGAAGGCCACCTTTCGGATATGAGTTCCGAAATGTTCCGCCTTGACCCAGGGGCAAAGGAAAGGTTGGCGAATTTAGAGGCCGAAGAAGCTAAGATTTTCGCCCGTTTTTGGCTCCAAATCCGTGAATTCTCACTGAATTAAAAAAGGCTTGCGGAAAAAATCCAAGCCTGGTTTTCTTCAACCATCTTCATGCGACATAATACTATTATTGGATCTTTGAGAAAATGGGATTAGAAGTCTTTTTATTACCTTTTTTGGCCAGTGTTGCCGTGACGATTGGGCTACGTCGTTTGGACAAGTCCAACACCAAACTGTCCCAACTCAAACGTTATGCGTCTAAACTGACGGACGAAATCCAAGGTGTTGCTCTCCAAAAGATCCAATTGGTGAAAGATGCCGGCATTGACCTAGACATCACCGTCAAACAATCCCGTAAAGTTGCCGAAGACATCCAACATTTGAGTTCTGAGTCCCGTGACCTATTCGAAAAAATCCGTGCGAGTAAAGACTATCTCTCTTCTTTATCGGGTGAGATGGAACAAATCCAAGATTTGAGTAACCAAGTCCGCCGGGAAAAACAATACATGGAAGAAGGACTCTCCCAGATCAATACCCACAAACGAGAGTTACGCGAAGTTTCTGAAGACATGGAATCCCTCCATAACGAATCCATATCTATGTTGGATACGTTTCAAAACAAACTGAATCTCCGAAGTGATGAAATTTTACAATCTGTTGCTCATAAGATGGTTGAACTCGAAAGCCTACTCGAAACCAAATCGGACTTTCTTGATAATTCTTTATCCAAAATTGCAGAGACCGCCCGAGAAAAACTTTTATCGCATGCCGATGTGATGGTAGGCGAGACAGCTGGTCGCCTAGACCACGCTCGTAAAGAAATGGATCTACTACTCGAATCCATGAAATATGCACAAGGCGATTTGGATGTTCGCCTAACAAAATTCGAAGACACATCCTCCCTTCTTTCTGACAAAGTAGATAAGTTTGACGAAAGGTTAGAAGAAAAATACCAACGTGCTTCTGGGAAACTAGAAGAGAAAGTAAATCTTCTGGATAAAAAAATCCAAGAACGTTTTGATTCCATCTTTGACC belongs to Leptospira wolbachii serovar Codice str. CDC and includes:
- a CDS encoding 1-acyl-sn-glycerol-3-phosphate acyltransferase gives rise to the protein MSIKSFIPAKFNLPALWFTDLTLPVLNKMLHNLESIEISETDQKTLKSFQKERLLYISNHPTTKEPGIAYHAANLMGSRFHYMAAREVFEWAYGFVGDFIQSIGAYSVLAGAPDRESLKASRDILASKGGKLALFPEGEPTSGMNDTLLPFQPGVAQLGFWGLDDALKKDAEAKIWILPTFVKYRMNGSIDSMQKDIDQTITRMEQKLGIEKTGKDIVHRFLSVGKRMIEREEKEYGVPVEEGRADDFDYRLGRMRHAMLDNIARKANIPKWDADANAIEKLRRILSVLEMVSVGMPDPNGELPSLEMATWARKAATKAYDFITIQTAYIKELPSAERLYEFLYRYENELFGEFRPRPHKAIVRFGTPFTINEYLSSYKEDKKKTLDSITERLRKELQTMLVEEKSKSNPLFPSQYIF